The segment CTTGTTGAATTGCGCGGCTTGCGAAACGAGGCTGAAAAAACCGCTTTGCCCGCAGCTACGTACTTGCGCGCGAACCCGGTTCGATCCGCGCCGGGCGCAACCTCGATCGCGCGAATGAACCCCGCCGCGAGCATCATCGGGAAGATCTCGGCCGCGTAATCGCGCACGTCAGTTGCGACGTAGGCGGCGGCGCCCGGCTCGACGGTGCGAAACAGGCTCGCGGCCAGCGTCGGCGTGAACAGCCGATGCTTGACGTGGCGCTCCTTGGGCCAGGGGTCGGGATAGTAGATATGGTACGCGCTCACGCTCGCGTCCGGGAGCATCAGATTGACCAGCGTGCGCGCGTCCATTCGCACGACGCGCAAATTGTCGAGTCCCGCGCGCCCGCATCTCACCGCCAGCACG is part of the Candidatus Binatus sp. genome and harbors:
- the trmB gene encoding hypothetical protein — translated: MARLRKAARIWGNPKAREIGQRALITPDDRVFTIDPPAIFGRRAPVEIEIGAGKGEFIIEHAAQFPERDFIAVELSATVTRVLAVRCGRAGLDNLRVVRMDARTLVNLMLPDASVSAYHIYYPDPWPKERHVKHRLFTPTLAASLFRTVEPGAAAYVATDVRDYAAEIFPMMLAAGFIRAIEVAPGADRTGFARKYVAAGKAVFSASFRKPRNSTSP